CTGGTTATCTTCTTCACAATGTAGGATGTCAGCCCTCAGGACAAGTAGAGCCATATGTAACCCCTCTGGAAAGTGCTCTGAGAGGGCTTTTCTCACTCTCTTCTTCACCTCATCCTGGTTCAGGCTGCTATGAGGAATGCCAGGTGTGTCCAgcacctgcagtctcaggcctAACTCTCTCCCCATCCTCCGAGCAAAATCAGGTATTCGCATTTTGCACAGTCGGCACTCTTTAGTCACAGATTGTGGGAAAATTCGACTTTCAAATTCATAACTTCCCAGCAGGCTGTTTCCAAGAGAACTTTTACCACATTGCGTCTTTCCCAGGAGAAGGAGATTAATGGTGATCTCATTGTTATTATCCATTTTTTCTCTGTCAAACAATAGTAATAATTGGAGAGCATTAATATGAGTTCTCTCAAGATTTATGTGAGGAAGGTTACATCTAATGAATACCTAGAAATGATCAGATTACAGGCCAAATATGTGGTGAAATAACTGTGACGTTATACAAGAATACGTCCTAAGGACATGTGGATGAGATTTTATTATTGCCATTGAAGAACACAGGGAATATCAGttcatttttttcagctttgcactGTTATACAATCTAGTTCATCTTATGTCAAAACTTTACATTGATTACATGGTTTTTTAAGCAGTGTTCTGGGTTTTTAAAACTGATCACCTATCACAAACAATTGACGTCATATACATTAGTAATGCAGGCTAGGTGCAACTCTGTCCCATTCAAGTTAATGGGCTCAGGTGAAATACCTAGTACAGCCATAGTGCAACGTGCAGGGCTGTGTTTAGTAGAGACTGCAATGCTTATATTAGCAATTCAGatactatttttattatattagttAATTTATATTATCTGCAcctatattagatatatataaaaGCAGTCTTTAGAGTTAATCACAAGGCCGACATCAGAGGTATGCAACTAGTTTTATTGCTAAGATCACACCACTTGAGGTTGTTGAAGCATCTACCCTTTGTTTTATGGCTTAGGCACCCAGAATTTATCCCACACCTCTGACAAAAAAAATATGGGATGATAGTTTCACAGGATGCAGTGTCCTACATGGATAAATGCTTAGAAATCTTACTTGGACAACTCAAATCTTATGGGATAGAATTTAGTATTGTTTGGATATTGTACAGTACACCATAGATGGAAGGGTTTCATCAAAAGAAAGTACTGCAAGAGTCATGATGCTAATGACACTTTGATATAAAGCTAGCCTTGTTACATTTACAAAACTGTATAAATATGTAGTAATAACTTCTAACAGTAACAGTGATCTCATGTCTCCTTACCTGAGCATGCAGTCTGTGTCTACAGTACAACAGGATAAGGCACAGCCACTAATATAAGTGAACTTTGACTCCAAGATGATGCTGTCCCTGGTACCACTCTGAGGGAAATAGAGAATCCTTGTATTAGTTAATCAGTTACAGAAAGATCAAAGTTTATTACTGATAATATGAAGAGTACACAGGATCTCTGGTAAAGCCTGCCACTGGTTCTTCATATAAACTAATGACATAATTTCCATTTTAAGGTAGAAAATAAATGTATCCTGTCGCAATACATGacattatataataaatacaaaaacCAAATCTGAGGAGTTAATATTAAACAATAGACATTCTACATatccctgcaaaaaaaaaaaactatactgaGGCCCAGGTCGgcaatattgtttttatttacaATTTCATGGGACTTTACAAGCAATAAATAACATGGTAAACATAATTACTAAATAATACATAGTATACAAGTAATAATAACTACTATaggggtccccgacttaagaacacccaacttacagacgtttCATAGTTGAAAATAtctgaagctctttggatgctgatGATCCATTTATTTAGTAAGGCTGCAACGATCCACTGTAAGGTTTctaaagctttattaataattcttgttcccatgacatcCCAAAAATGTAAAAGTCCATTTGTCACCAggacaaaaaaattatttgtctggagttacacttaaaaAATACCGGTATCTAGCAAAGAAAGATCCCGGCATTTCGAGGTAGGTCAAGCAAATGAATTTCTCCTTTAATTCACAAAGTGTTGCATACAATACAAAGTAtaccgcaaatgcgtttttcggCTCTTCCCAAGCCTTCGTCAGAACATGCTATTTCTCTCTGCAGTATGCAAATAAATGACTATAACAAAATACaatatcattagtcacaaaatgaagctgacatggtttgattttatgatttacaaaatgttatgggctttctaaagtaggcagagttatcaccaagatgaaactacaagtcccatgatcctttagttctcagtaactcctcctctctcttatgctcAGCTCCTAGTGATGATGCAACAGACTGTCacgctctgttaccatagtaatgatgtgtgtaactgccatcactgcacattacctccctgagatgatgtctcaccacaacactggccatactggatgtaatGCAACCAACCATCTACAGCCAAACATaacggtgatcacatgacctgccaaggcaggtgcaggacatgtgatgtggacatgggaccagcagccatcttcatcATACTATGATGAAGACTATGTTTAGTCGAAACGCGTCGGTGTAACAGTTGCATTTTGTGTGCCCTATGGTATTTTAATGTTACGATAAAAAATACTTTAATCTCATCATCCGTTGGAGTGCTGGAATGCTTTTTCCTTTTGCTGTTGTGGCACCTGCTTTGGGGCAGAGATCTGTGCACACTCCGGATGTGAAAGGGTCAGGTGAGCTGAGTTTATGGATTTGCTGTTTGTTTTTACAGTAGGTGTAGATATTTTGTTGCGGGTATCAGGATAATTTATTGTTTTGGGTAATCACAGTATAGGTGATTTGTCTTTGTTTAAATGTTTCCTGGTTATTCCCTTACTGTCCAATTGATAATTGATAGTTATCTTCATAACTGCACCTGGAAACACTGTTTAGTAGAAGGATTGTTAATATCCccatttcagaattttttttccctttcctttttaGCTACCAAATGGACTATGACTTAACCCTACCACCCATGAACCGTGCttatctgttttttttatgctACTCTGTTCTGCATATGCCCCATTCACAcattttttagcagtttttttctctctctttccttTTATGGTTTGGATAGTTCTGCCATGCACACAATTtctattttgtttattttcacCCATCATGCATCACAGATATAGGTGCTCAGCAGTGAACCTCTAGTTGGTCTTACTACTCAGTGAAACCAAAGAATATGATGTGCAATCTTTGTTGCATTGATTTCTTTGTACTAATGTATAACTCTATGTTTCCATGATGTAAACATTAAACAACTTCAAGTAACAAAATActgtaaaaatacaaataaatcacTGAGGAAATATGGAAGAAATTAACAATATTCTGAAAGTGGTATTGAAGGTAGACCACCACAAGGTGGTGCTGTGTCTCTGTACAAGCTGGACATGGCTTGCATGCCTGATCCATAtcaacttacagaagacccctggAACTAAACAAATGTAAGTGAAACGTTATGTCACTGAGACTGAGTGTAGCAGGTCACATACAATATGTCTTGGACAGGAATATTGCTTAGAGGTAGTCATGGGGCCCTATCAGCGATTAGGGCCACTAAAGCATTTGTGATCATTTAATCTGAGCAGTATATAATCTGCAGCACTTCTTTAAATGAGGGACAGAATGAATGACTTCACCAATTTAACTGTTGTTTCATTGCTTCAGAATGATCTGTatgttttgtgtctttttttactACTATTCTTCatttagcaagatggaattcagaagAGATTTAGAGGATGTAAGGAGAGAGAATGATAACAGCCAAAGTAAGTGAAAATCCGTTGCTTTCCAATGATATTTGACAATGTTTCTTGTACCCATTTGTACTATTGATTTGTTCAAACGTTAGTGGAATCTCAGGTGCAACTACTTTTATTTTTACAAGATAGATGGGTACACTACCAGAAGGTATAGAGATAGTCGATATGTAAGATATAAAAGATTTCTCTATGAGCAACAAATTATTTTCTTTGTAAGAGACCTATCAACATTGTCTGTAAGCAAGCAGGTGGTATACTTCTGTACCTACCCCTATAATAGTGTAGTGTAATAGTTTCCTCTTACTGAATTAGTGCTCATCATGTTTACTTATGGTAAAGACACATCTGGAACTTCTTAAAAGTATGCTAGTAGATACATTTTCTGTGGCCTGATGACAGAGAAGACAGACCAATGATTTATATTACAAATGCATTGAGGAAGTTGAAATTGGACACAGGGATCTATGAATGTCCTCCCAGGGGTCATAGCATCAATCTCAGATCCATGCCATGAAGTTTCATACAAGGCCAGTAAAAACCACCCACAGATATGAAAAAAATGATGATGTTGACTGGCAAAGGTTAGTAATGGAAAACTCTGTTAGATTTAACACAATGGGATCGAAATAATTATAGGTAAGAGCTAATATAAGTTACAATATATTTTAATGACAGGTCATATGTATATAGAATAAGGCTCCTTTACCCATGATTGTCCAATGTGCCCAGGTGCATTCAGGCTGAAGAATAGATAGAAAGATGAATGCACATGTCTGAAATTCAATCTATTCTACAGGTTGAAATAATAGTAGCACCCAAGAAATCCCATTCTTCCAATTGATGGGAACACTGATGTGTCTGGTGGATATACCATATTTGTGGTGCACGCTAGATTTGTATAtactggtatatatgtatgcatgtataagGTCATTACATTTGGTtagtttaaataaatgtagctttgcCTCACTAATATTGTATTGAAAATTGACTCAAACTAAATGGAAATGAAACTAAAAGCTTTTAATTTTTTGCATTGAGAGTCAATAGCTTATGTATTGCAAGTCAATATAGAAGACAGTAAAACCATTTAAAGTCAACTCACCAGCAAAACACAAGTTAGAGGATCTCTAGAGCACAGGGCAGTCGGGAGTAGGGTATCAGCCATATAGAACATTAGAAAGTCCAGTCACTCATGCAAATTTTATCTGGACCTCCAATGCAGTAACTGGACTTCTTGACTTTCCACATGTCTGCTGATATAAATTTACTGCATACATCAGGGACATACATCGATCAAATGGTCCAAAATGGAAGCAGAAAGAAATAAGCAACAAAtctacaataaaaatataaatgcaaGACATCATGCTTAAAGCACTCACCTAATATAAACAGTGAAACCTTTTTTTATTATCCGAAAATGTCCTGATGTTGAAAACCTTCAAaaagatacacatatacacaaagttAAAGTGCATGTTCAACCATTAAGGTTTTGTTCAGCTATATGAGTCCTGCATGGAGGACTTTTCCATTTggtaaaaaataattgaaaataatCTAGTTAAAGTGGGTGGCTGACCACCTGAAATTGAATCACCATACAATTAAATAGAAAGCCATACTGGATCTGAAAGAGGTGACTCCTTGTAGTGAGCTCAGCCAAATGATACCGCTCACTAAAGACagactcgtagtcaggtccaggcatagggtcagggcaggcggcagagatgcaatgtcaaatctggggtcagcaacgggaggtgcagtcagatgggaacgggaacacaggcacacagaagacacaggaacgcaggaacacaggaatattgctggggagctttttctaaggctgtgaggcacaaagatacggcaggtcaggaagggaggtgccgaatTATAAGGTGGGgatgttcagccagcgcaccaatcagcggtgcactggccctttaaatttctgacAGCCCGAGGCGGGAAGGGTAAGTCTGGTGCAACGGACTGAGCAGGGGTGCACAGAGGACAATGTGTAATCATAGCAAAACCTTGCCATGCTTTAATAAAACTCACTCTGAGAACTGCCTTTCTGGATATACTGCAAAAAGTGGTCAatgagattaaaggggtattcccatttcagtaaatgAATGTTAATGTTttaatgataaaaagttatacaattttccaatatactttctgtatcgattcctcaccgttttctagatctctgcttgctgtcattctatagaaatcttctatgttttcttccagtggacagaaatctgaccacggtgcacagctcattagtatcacagagagtaatcagagccacgTTATacaacaagcagtgcacctgtgtggccatggtcagatttctgtcccctggaagcaaacatagaagctttctatagaatcacaCCTAGCAAAGGTGTTGAAAACCACTGACAgaataaaaaatttgggattattcagtttagaaaaaagacggctgaggggagacctcattacaatgtacaaatacctgaacggacagtacaaggatctctccaaagatctttttatacctcggcctgtgaccaggacaagggggcatcctctacgcctagagaagaggcgattttaccaccaccatagacaaaggttctttactgtacgagcagtgagactgtggaactctctgccgcaggaggttgttatggcggactctatgtacatgttcaagagaggcctggatgcctttctgcagagaaaaaatatcacgggttatgcagataaaacatttatttaattcttaaagattggacttgatggacttgcgtctccttccagccttatatactatgatactatgagttattgatacaaaaagtgtattggaaaatcatattactttttataatacaaacaataacattaacttgctgaaatgggaatacccctttaagttatgtaTAAATAGATCACTGTATCTATACTTTTAGTTTAATAGAAAACATTTTGTAGCTGGATGAGGTGGTATATTAGAATCCATTGCTGACCCTAGAAGAACGGGCACTGCCCTGTGCGAATGAGACATTGCAGCATTTTCAGTACAAGGTTAAAGCCCTGACCAGACTATTAATCTATATAATCTGACAAGGTAGATTttcctttttatcttttttaagtcctttgtacaataatacattttaaaaatcagtCACTCACTTCAATGCTCCTGAATACACATCAAGATGACTTTCGCTCCATGGTTCTCTCTTTTTCACATCTGTCTTACTTTAGGAGGTCACGCTTACCATATAACTTAGACAATAAACAATCATTTGGACTTAGATTAACAAATAAAAACACACTCGTCTATAACACTAGTTTCTCTTTGCCtggtgtgtttatttttttgacaTTCGTGTATCATTTTGTATTTCTGTAAGCCTCTGTCATAGAAATTGCGCACTATAATGAGTAATTGTTGCTTCATCATTCATACCCATGATCATCAATTTGTTTGGCTCATGTAGATGGTGAAGGGTTATGGCACATAATTCATTTGTTAACACTTACACTTGAAggctgggactacacagagataTTTTGTAGTGCTACTGAATGATTTTTACCATTAAAGTGCATAAATAAATACTACAAGGAatctttgtaatatatcttattaAAGACAAGTGTTTTTCAACTTTATGCTCCCTTTATTCCTCATAACTTTACTAAAAGGAG
The DNA window shown above is from Engystomops pustulosus chromosome 1, aEngPut4.maternal, whole genome shotgun sequence and carries:
- the GIMD1 gene encoding GTPase IMAP family member GIMD1; this translates as MLREKMDNNNEITINLLLLGKTQCGKSSLGNSLLGSYEFESRIFPQSVTKECRLCKMRIPDFARRMGRELGLRLQVLDTPGIPHSSLNQDEVKKRVRKALSEHFPEGLHMALLVLRADILHCEEDNQHTVKLTEDLLGPNWKYFTAVVFTHAEKLDDMRMTEEKYTNMASKSLCTLLETVHGRSIFRDYPIERPQEERAVLVNQILHFIRQNSYQTLTPI